The region tgggttcactgaacaataaaggtacttagatgcggtgagctgggttcactgaacaataaaggtacttagatgcagtgagctgggttcactgaacacaacaggtagtaagatgcagtgagctgggttcactgaacaataaaggtacttagatgcagtgagttgggttcactgaatacaacaggtagtaagatgcagtgagctgggttcactgaacagtaaaggtacttagatgcagtcagctgggtTTACTgaccagtaaaggtacttagatgcagtgaggtgggttcactgaacaataaaggtacttagatgcagtgagctgggttcactgaacaataaaggtacttagatgcagtgagctgggttcactgaacacaacaggtagtaagatgcagtgagctgggttcactgaacagtaaaggtacttagatgcagtgaggtgggttcactgaacacgacaggtagttagatgcagtgagctgggttcactcaacacaaagctaggtatatgcagcgatgaggtgggctaagtaaacacaacaggtactgggtatatgcagtactgggcagtacaatgtgcagctccctgtcacacacacaggtagtcactgaatgtgctgggctgctggcagtggcacacacactatcaattagcaaggctgtgcatgcaacaaaagtgtcagtttgacacaaagaaaaaataaaagtacaggatgagctctgaaaagagctattgaggggtgctataaaagcaataacaatcagccaggagcaagctaagcagccaagaacctaactaatctgtccctagaagaacaagtctgcagcagctgtccctagtctgtctatagcaggcacacgagtgaggctaatggccgccgcagcctgccttatataaggggggtgggggggtggggttccagggcttagtgtagcctgaatggctacaatgtgcctgctgactgtgatgcagagggtcaaagttgaccctcatagtgcattatgggcgaatcgaacttccgcaaaagtttgcctggtgcaggggaacgcgaacccccaaagtttgcctggaaccgttcgctacatctctactcttgactgcatttctgatcagcgctctccttgttcggcctgtgagtttaggtggatgactttgtcttggtaggttttacagttgtgccatactccttccatttctgaatgatcgcttaaacagtgctccgtggaatgttcaaggttttggaaatctttttgtagcctaagcctgctttaaatttctcaataacttgatctctgacctgtcttggacctgtcttgtgtgttctttggacttcacggtgttgttgctcccaatattctcttagacaacctctgagtagagttgggccgaacctccgattttaggttcgcgaaccgggttcgcgaacttccgcggaaggttcggttcgcgttaaagttcgcgaaccgcaatagacttcaatggggatgcgaactttgaaaaaaaaaatttatgctggccacaaaagtgatggaaaagatgtttcaaggggtctaacacctggaggggggcatggcggagtgggatacacgccaaaagtccccgggaaaaatctggatttgacgcaaagcagcgttttaagggcagaaatcatattgaatgctaaatgacaggcctaaagtgctttaaaacatcttgcatgtgtatacatcaatcaggtagtgtaattaaggtactgcttcacactgacacaccaaactgttcactgaacagaacaggtttgcagtggcgggttcactgaacagaacaggtatgcagtgccgggttcactgaacagaacaggtatgcagtgctgggttcactgaacagaacaggtatgcagtggcgggttcactgaacagaacaggtatgcagtggcgggttcactgaacagaacaggtatacagtggtgggttcactgaacagaacaggtatgcagtggcgggttcactgaacagaacaggtatacagtggcgggttcactgaacagaacaggtatacagtggcgggttcactgaacagaacaggtatgcagtggcgggttcactgaacagaacaggtatgcagtggcgggttcactgaacattacaggtatgcagtggcgggttcactgaacagaacaggtatgcagtggtgggttcacagaacaggtatgcagtggtgggttcacagaacaggtatgcagtggtgggttcacagtacaggtatgcagtggtgggttcacagaacaggtatgcagtggtgggttcacagaacaggtatgcagtggtgggttcacagtacaggtatgcagtggttagttcacagaacaggtatgcagtggtgggttcacagtacaggtatgcagtggtgggttcacagaacaggtatgcagtggtgggttcacagaacaggtatgcagtggtgggttcacagaacaggtatgcagtggtgggttcacagaacaggtatgcagtggtgggttcacagaacaggtatgcagtggtgggttcacagaacaggtatgcagtggtgggttcacagtacaggtatgcagtggtgggttcacagaacaggtatgcagtggtgggttcacagtacaggtatgcagtggtgggttcacagaacaggtatgcagtggtgggttcacagaacaggtatgcagtggtgggttcacagaacaggtatgcagtggtgggttcacagaacaggtatgcagccagggacaagctaagcctaactaatctttccctatgagagagagtgtgcagcagctcgccctactctcactaatgcaggcacacgagtgaccgtaatggtcgccgctgcctgccttttagtaggggggagtggctccaggggctagtgtagcctaattggctacactgtgcctgctgactgtgatgtagagggtcaaagttgaccctccatggtgcattatggggcgaaccgaacttccgcaaaggttcgcctgcgggacgcgaacgcgaaccacggaagttcgcatggaaccgttcgcaggcgaaccgttcggcccaactctacctctgaggccatcacagagcagctgtttttgtactgacattagattacacacaggtgcactctatttagtcattagcactcatcaggcaatgtctataggcaactgactgcactcagatcaaagggggacgaataattatgcacacaccactttgcagttatttatttgtaaaaaatgtttggaatcatgtatgattttcattccacttctcatgtgtacaccactttgtgttggtctttcatgtggaattccaataaaattgattcatgtttgtggcagtaatatgacaaaatgtggaaaacttcaagggggccgaatacttgtgcaacccactgtattggtATACAGTGGGTTTcacaagtattcggcccccttgaagttttccacattttgtcatattactgccacaaacatgaatcaattttattggaattccacatgaaagaccaacacaaagtgtttCATTTCCTTACCAAAGCTTTAGTATGGGGGTTGGCTGGATTTGTGGAGACCCAAACACAACTCACAAATAGTCAACATTTTTAACATGACTCTATAGTCTCTACATGCAAACTGTAGAAAATAATGATAGCTTAAAGTGTCCTAGAGACGGCAAGTAACAAAGatttttcacttacccggggcttattccagccccataagcacacctgagtccctcactgtcctcccacgtGCCTCCATTCAgtggcaatcagccccggtaacagtctTGGTCgcctcagtcggggtcttctgcgcatgcgcagaagaccatgACTGACACAAATAAGCCAGTTAGTGAGGCTGATTGCCACTGAACGGAGGCACGTGGGACAACAGAGAGGgactcagacatgcttatggggctggaagaagccccgggtaagggaGATCTTTGTTACGTGCTGTCACTCGTTTCCTTTAAGAAGGGCAGGTTGTCAAAGGCAAAATATCTGCAAACTTTCTTTTAACTTTTAACTGCATTAAAGTGAAATTCTATTTTAGTCAAAAATGTTATTTGCCATTCCTCAGTGGTACACAGATTATTTTGCAGCAGGAAAAAGGGTGCGGGacgagggtggacaaaaagggcgccgccataaacTTTAATGCAATCATCGTTAATACggaaaaaaaagtagaaaaaagggcgccgcgaaaacattacaacattatagttttgGAAGTACTTATCGCTTTAGGAGCTTGCAACGTTGTAGTttgtgtcatattattttgtttatatgtacagattttatgttatcaaagatattaacgtctctatgtgtaaaagggtctttctgcagagggagttgttagggttaggcaacaccagggagagtggttagggttaggcaccacccgggcagtggttagttttaggcaacaccaggggggtggttagggttaggcatcaccaggggttagggttaggcaccaatggggggataattagggttaggcgccaccaggggagtggttcgttttaggcacccccaggggagggttctgtgtgagagtagtgtcGGGTTAAGCTgttttgttgaattacgtaacaatttttaaGGTTGTGCCATTTCATTATCAAGCCAAGCCCTTTTTTCActacgcccttttttcatgcacgcgattgttttgcatttttgtattttttttaattctctccaTTTTAGTGTGCAGCTCGTTATAAATTAATAAAAGTGGCAGGAAGctcaaataatattttttttaactatagaaACAATGCTTATTTTGTGTAATCATTAAGAGTGAGGGCTAGAGGCCACTAATGTCCCTTAGTGTACCTAAGCTGAAGTTTGGGTGCAAAATCAAATACTTAaaatggacccaaattaaaaatacaagacttcagaaataaaatctatttttctaacttataataataaatagcaggctTTTGCATCGCCCGCTGTTTCCGCTCCTAACGTGATCATGTGCACcaaagaggggagattaagctgtcagcaGACATCTCCACTCAGTGATCAGGAACCATCCCGCTTggttcctgatcacgtgatcactatgaccgccagcggatcatagtgatcaccatTAGAGCTGCggtggtaggggggaaagaagaggatccgctCACCTTACTGATGTTCCCCCAGCGATCGGCGCTCCGCTCCACTCTGGCCGACATCCCCACTCGCTCTGACGTAAGTCccgggtcgcagcttgatgacgtcaccaAGCTGCGATCCGGAACTTAGCGGCAGTACGAGTGGGGATGCTGGTGAGAACGGAGGGGTCcacagcggctcatcgctggagcctgggagtgtaacgattggtgtcagcaacaaacAGATGTCtggttattaggtgatctgcagtatcaccaataatccagacattatacctgattatgtgatgatctgcagaatcaccaataatgcaagcagggttgctcgtaaactacgccagcgcgaatctacgcatcgtagtacgcaactacgcatcgtagttcgtaggcgaagtttaagaactacacttacgcatttccgcgtagtcgtagtcctgctatgcgtagcttcgcccgctacgcgtagttgacgtatgtattgcgaagtcaactacgcgtgcggtaactgcatttatatgggtcattgcgcatgcgcagaaatgttattgccctttatacgcatacaattccgcattggctgttggaatgtatgcttaaattagtttgtgtatgcgcatagttagcagattattgcagaaatgtttccgcataagggcataatcgGTCGcgtcaactacgctacgcaatatgtgaagcttgcgtattttaatgcgtagtctacggtatgctaacgtagcgaagtggctgatttcggagccgtagttccagcgtagcgaagttggctgcctaCAACCATCCCtgaatgcaagtatagcaagcaACAATGTGTTAGCTAATTGCAAGgtatgtgcttggtgcaacagtaagtactgataggtttagcaacacctcaccagaggagctggtgggtactaacagtacggagCCCCTCACCGGAGAcgagggctccctggtgagagtagagtggtcagactaatcgagtcggcaacagacaggcagatcaggtacaaaatcagaaggcagaggcagaaggttaaacaggcagagtcggcaacgagatcagatgggcaaaagtacagaagcgtaaagcagaagagtagtcagaaacgagccagagtcatacacagataatatataaatacaatcaATAATACTAACtagagatagatgtatatcgcaaacactgcatacatCTATCACAGCaggaacctgactaggtctgagtgctaacacgaggtattcgcaacagcagacaaggagcaagtgacagCCAGCTCCTTTTATGCAGAGTACACTCTGCAGAGCCGCCCAGATGCCCAGCCAATCCGGCAGCTAGGCTGGAGTCAGTTAAccggcgagtcagctgactccccgtctaaatgcataaaggtcctgccgatgTGCGGCCGAAGAACCTGGCAGAGAGAGCGCGGCGGGGGCCGCCGCCAGCTGAGATGCGGAGGTGGTGGACATGTCGCTCTCCGTCACAGCGGTATCCCCGCCGCGTGTTACAGGGAGGTGAATAAAGGCTGCCTTCAATACGGGGGACACCTTGCCACACTAGGGAGACCATGCCCACCTAAACCCTAGCACgaatctggctgcctgaccccctccCATACAAAATCGCCTGGTACTTAAGGGAAGTTAGGCAgacggtcccgaaagggttaaagttTAACATTTCTTTTGTGTCCTGTAATTAGTCATAACTGTTGCtgattctttttctttttcctaaTATTTGTGTGTTTTATCAATCTCTGTCTAGTGGGAACCCCTGGAAAATTGAACAAACGTGTCCTCTGGGTCATGGCAATTGCTTTCTTCCTTGTTCTGATCACATTTTCGTATGATTATCATTCCAATCTACACATCAGTGAATTTACAGAATTTATGAAAAATGGCAAACTGCTGAAAAGCACTGAAGATCTGTGTCCACCAGTAAAAAAGCCCAAACCTCTGACTGGCATGTGGAGTATCCATACTGGTGGACGTCTGGGTAACATCATGGGGCAGTACGCCACTCTTTATGGCCTAGCCAAGTTGAATGGCCATCAAGCCTATATTATACCTATTATGCATGACCGACTGTCAAAGATATttaagataagattacctgcgcTTCACCAGGAAATGTTTACCAAAATCAAATGGAATAGATATCCCCTGCATGATTGGATGTCTGAAGAGTACTATAACATTCAAAGGGACCATATCTATTTAATTGGCGCCCCATGTTCTTATACGTTCTACCACCATGTTAAGGATGAAATCCTCAGAGAATTTACATTCCATGACTTCATTAGAGAAGAGTCTTATGCCTACCTTGCCAAAGTACGTGGGGACAAGAAAAATGTCACGTTTGTTGGGGTACATGTTCGTAGAGGAGACTATGTCTCTGTCATGCCTAATTTATGGAAAGGGGTGGTTGCTGACAAAGGATATTTACAAAAGGCCACAGACTATTTCAGAAACAAGTATAAGAATCCACTTTTCATTGTGACCAGTAACGGGATGGATTGGTGTAAAGAGAACATAAATAATTCACGAGGAGATGTATACTTTGCTGGGGATGGTCAAGAAGGATCTCCAGTCCGGGACTTTGCTCTCCTGGCCCATTGTAACCACACCATCATGACTATAGGGACCTTTGGTATTTGGGCAAGTTACTTAGCAGGTGGGGAAACAATTTACTTAACAAACTACACACTACCGGACTCTCCATTTCATAATTATTTTAAGTATGAAGCTACTTTTCTCCCTGAATGGATTGGTATTCCTGcagatctttctcctctcctaaaTAAGACAAATCAGAAACAATAACTCCCCAACAAAGAAACTGGACTCATTTTAACTAAATACCAActttaaaattgtttaaaaaactaTTTGTTATGCTTGACTAAATGACCAAAGTGAACAtaatgcgaaaaaaaaaaaaaaaaaagagtttaacttatctggggcttctaccaacccacTGCAGCTCGTGCCGGGACAAACCAATCCTCCAGTCCTGTGCAGTGACTCAGTTTCCTTTTTGGCTACTGAGCCAGCctatggccactgcacctgcgtggccctggctgcGTGCGTCCTCTATCACGCTCCTGTCGCCGGGAGAATCCTGCGCATGTACATTATGTGCGCAAGCACATTATGAGATTTTtctcgtgattttttttttcatgcgcaGGATGCTGCCGGCAACGGGAGCGTGGTCGAGGATGAGCAGGCGCAGTGGTCATCGACTGGCGCAGTCACCAAAACCGAAACTGGGTCGCtgcagggaccggaggatcgatTTGTCCTGGCGCGGgacgggcacaggtcggctgcagggggcagtagaagtctcaggtaagttaaacttttttttttgttttcctttaaagaggagcttttcCTGAATATAACTTTATaactaaatattgtaaaaaataagcagttttaatCATTAACTATTCAGCAATGTTTTACGCTTACCTtaatctggatcaacagggatatgtgatggagagggctggtgttgtactctttgttctctggttgaactcgatggacgtatatcttttttcatccaaaataactatgtaactatataactatgtaacttactctgatttacatttttaaatgtatttgtgtGATGCCAGCATCTTTTCTGCTGACAAGGTGAATCATTGTTGGATGTTTTTTTCACATCTGTATAGTGACCAGTAACATCAGTTGCACTCCCCAGAGTACTTTAGGGCAaaaggcagtggtgtagctaagaagcggtgggccccagtgcaagtttagcattggggccgcccaagcatgctataggtaataattgatacaacacaccaaaaccaatcaaggacaaccacagtgtcagaggtgcaagaaggggatgggaaactgtgtgttaatgatcactattaTTCAAATCAACTACACCACTGGCAAAAGGATGTGTGACATCATTGCCTATGATAAACATCTCTGGGAGGGCAAAGTTGCATATGGCCATACATCAATATATagatttaaaaagcatttttgaaGCAGAAGGCCAGaagccaggtttttttttaacttaaaaaatgggtacagtggtttgcaagagtattcggcccccttgaagttttccacattttgtaacaTTACTGCCGCAAATatgtatcaattttattgaaattccatgtgaaagaccaatacaaagtagtgtacatgtgagaagtggaacgaaaatcatacatgattccatacatttttttttacaaatcaacaactgcaaagtggtgtgtgcgtaattattcagccccctttggtcaatcagttgcccatagacattgcctgatgagtgctaatgactaaatagagtgcacctgtgtgtaatctaatgtcagtacaaatacagctgctctgtgacggcctcagaggttgtcgtagggctggaacccacaggagcgcttttggcagcgttttggcagcactgcgatacgctagcagtttgccaaaacgctgggctaatgttaatggatggggcaacttccacaggagcgtttgcgtttcccagaaatgcaaacgcaggacctgcagcattttgggagcgttagcgcttcaatgtaaagtattgaaacgctagcagaaacgctcagcaaaacctaaactgagcggttttgctagcgttttgcggttcagcacactgtaacaaaatgaaaaataattcacaggaccaatcaggataaaaacgcaaaacgcaaaacactaggcacccgctggggaaaaaaatacaatgttgcaaaacacgaccaaaaacgcgcatgaatccgcttgcaaaccgctcagacaaaacgctagcggttgcgttttgcatttgcggttttcagtgggttccaggcctaagagaatattgggagcaacaacacaatgtcgtccaaagaacacaccagtcagatcagggataaagttattgagaaatttaaagcaggcttaggctacaaaaagatttccaaagccttgaacatctcacggagaacagaggcgctattcgtgaccttgagactgtactgtgtactcctatctgtttattgcctgaggaagcgggaatgtaCCCGTGgaacgcgttgcggttctgttcatggagtatgtgaataaattgtctttatcttaagcgacagcatcgagtctatttctgagtggccggtccaccgccgccacccgaaaattttaaacattttagcatattttatccttttggcgcctctgtacatctacttgtcaagatatccacccttggtggttggaagggtgacaaaccctcctttccttcttcagagagcgacatcttaatcctgagtggggacaggtctaatctccccacctgcctatatagtggttgcctaaatggtaacccatgtttgtaagtataatacttactccacactaattctccctgatccaatacatactacactatattgggctctcggtttctctgttcTATCTTCCTTACAAgttcacggagcactgttcaagcgatcaatcagaaatggaaggagtatggcacaactgtaaacctaccaagacaaggccgtccacctaaactcacaggccgaacaaagagagcgctgatcagaaatgcagtcaagaggcccatggtgactctggacgagctgcagagatctacagctcaggtggggaatatgtccataggacaactattagtcatgcactgcacaaagttggcctttatgaaagagtggcaagaagaaagccattgttaacagaaaagcataagaagtcatgtttgcagtttgccacaagccatgtgggggacacagcaaacatgtggaagaaggtgctctggtcagatgagaccaaaatggaacttattggccaaaatgcaaaacgctatgtgtggtggaaaactaacactgcacatcactcagaacacaccatccccactgtcaaatatggtggtgacagcatcatgctctgggggtgcttctcttcagcagggacagggaagctggacaGAGTTGATCGGAaaatggatagagccaaatacagggcaatcatgaaagaaaacctcttggagtctgcaaaagacttgagactggggtggaggttcaccttccagtaggacaacgaccctaaacataaagccagggcaacaatggaattgttcaaaacaaaacatattcatgtgttagaatggcccagtcaaagtccagatctaaatccaatcgagaatctgtggcaagatctgaaaactgctgttcacaaacgct is a window of Hyperolius riggenbachi isolate aHypRig1 chromosome 6, aHypRig1.pri, whole genome shotgun sequence DNA encoding:
- the LOC137522183 gene encoding galactoside alpha-(1,2)-fucosyltransferase 2-like yields the protein MAIAFFLVLITFSYDYHSNLHISEFTEFMKNGKLLKSTEDLCPPVKKPKPLTGMWSIHTGGRLGNIMGQYATLYGLAKLNGHQAYIIPIMHDRLSKIFKIRLPALHQEMFTKIKWNRYPLHDWMSEEYYNIQRDHIYLIGAPCSYTFYHHVKDEILREFTFHDFIREESYAYLAKVRGDKKNVTFVGVHVRRGDYVSVMPNLWKGVVADKGYLQKATDYFRNKYKNPLFIVTSNGMDWCKENINNSRGDVYFAGDGQEGSPVRDFALLAHCNHTIMTIGTFGIWASYLAGGETIYLTNYTLPDSPFHNYFKYEATFLPEWIGIPADLSPLLNKTNQKQ